GGGGATGGGTTGTTTCATAACATATCCTCCTTCGTTGTTTTTAAAGATGACAGGTCGTCTGAAACGGGGTTCAGACGACGTTTGTTGAGTTTGAATTAAATAGATTGTTTTTTATTTCGATAAAACTGTGTTTTCAGACGACCTGATATTGCCGCCATTCCCGCGCAGGCGGAACCCGGTAATTTGAAGCTGCGGCAATTTCTGAACATTTCGGAAAAATCAAAGCCGGGATTCCCGCCTGCGCGGGAATGACGGTACGGGGTTTGCTTAATAATTCACGATGGCTTATCCGCTTTCCAAACACAAAAGGTCGTCTGAAACGCCCTACCCTTCACGATATGCACACATCCAGCGGTCGGTTTTTTCCGAAAGCGCCTCAAGATAGGCAGCTAGGGTATCGTATTGTGCCGCAGCGCTGTCCAAGCAGTTGATGTCCCGGCGTGTCTGCTCGCCGTCGGGCATTTCGTCGATGTACCAGCCTATGTGTTTGCGGGCGATGCGTACGCCGGCGACTTCGCCATAAAACGCGTGCATGGCGCGGATGTGGTTCAAAATGGTGTCGTTGCATTCTGCCAAGCTCAAGACAGGCGGCAAAACGCCGTGTTCGGCATAATGTTTCAAATCGCGGAAGAGCCACGGCCTGCCTTGTGCGCCGCGCCCTATCATGATGCCGTCGGCGGCGGTTTGTTTGAGGACGGCGGCGGCTTTTTGCGGCGAAGTGATGTCGCCGTTGACCCAGACGGGGATGTTCAGACGACCTTTGGTTTCGGCAATCAGATCGTAAGTTGCTTCGCCTTTGTACATTTGCGTGCGTGTGCGTCCGTGGACGGCAAGGGCGGCAATGCCGCAATCTTCGGCAATGCGGGCGATAGCAGGCAGGTTTTTATGATCGTCATGCCAGCCCAAACGGGTTTTGAGGGTAACGGGAACGTCCACCGCGCGGACGACGGCTTCGAGAATGGCGGCAACCAGCGGCTCGTTTTGCATTAGCGCGCTGCCGGCTTGAACGTTGCAGACTTTTTTGGCGGGACAGCCCATGTTGATGTCGATAACCTGCGCCCCGAGGCTGACGTTGTAACGCGCGGCATCCGCCATCTGCTGCGGATCGCTGCCGGCAATCTGGACGGCAACGATACCGCCTTCATCAACAAAATCGCTGCGGCGCAGGGTCTTTTTGGTATTTCTAAGCGTCGGGTCGCTGGTCAGCATTTCGCACACCGCCCAACCCGCGCCAAAATCTCGGCAAAGTCGGCGGAACGGTTTGTCCGTAATGCCCGCCATCGGGGCGAGTGCAATAGGATTGTCGATAATGTAGCCGCCGATGCGCATGGTCAAACCGCCGTATGGAAAGGGCTGCCATTGTACAATTTTTAAGCAGGGTTTCCAATGGGATTTACTTTGACGGATAGGAAAAAAGGTCGTCTGAAAAAGTTCAGACGACCTTTGTTTTCCATTTACCTTGCTATTTTACTAAGTCGGCTATACCTGCCAAAATCAATGCGGTAAAGATAGAGACTGAACTCCCTATCATCAGAGAAAATAAGTCAATCAAACCCGACAACGCGCCCGTAAGAAGCAAAGCCAAAACAATCCATGTTCCATAAGGTTCGATTTGACGAAACTTCATAGACCATTTTGCATTGAGGAAAGAGTCAAGAATGACGCCACCATCGAGCGGCAAAATCGGAAGCAGATTAATGACGATCAAAACTATATTGATTGTCATACCAAACTGGGTCATGATCGTTAATGGGTCAACATACGCCTCAGGGACAGCGCCACCTAAAAACGAGAGCATCGCCCAGAAATACACCAGAATCAGATTGGTTACCGGACCGGCAACGGCAATCCATCTCCGCGCGCTGCGCACATTCTTAAAATTGCGGGCATTAATCGGTATGGGGCGTACCCAGCCGTAAACAAACGGTGTTAACGCCAGGCTCAACGCAGGTACGATGATTGTTCCTATCAAATCGATATGCGCCATCGGATTTAATGTCAACCGTCCGAATTGTAATGCGGTGGGGTCGCCACAGCGATATGCAACATAACCGCGTGCAATCTCACGCATGACCAAGGAAAGCATCACCGGTGGGATAGCAAGCAGCACATAACTGAAATCAAAGTTTCCAAACATAGTTTTCCTTAAAAAGGTCGTCTGAAAAACTCAGACGAAATGCACCAAGGGCGCATCGTAGGTAAACACTGTCAAATTTGCAATAAGCAGGCCGCTCGAGAATCTCGGCGGCCTGTCGGCAGATGATTATTCTTCAGTTGCTGAATGTTCTTCAGTATTTTCTTCGGAATCAGTTTCTGCCTCTGGGTCATAACCCGATGGCAACAATAATCTAGATATGATAGGTACTGTCAACTCTTTTATGTCGATGACTTTTTCGCTTGCAGGCTTAAACTTGAATACGGGTTTGCCGTAATTGTGGTAAATACTTTCCATAACGATGTTCAACGCCTGAGTGTTGCTTTTGCTGTTGACCTGCGTATAAATACGCGTTGCCAACAATCTGCCTTTTCCATTCAGATAGTAGTCATAATAGAGAGGCATGCCGACCATCTTTTCAAAGCCGGAGTGCATTGAAAGGCCTTTCTCTTTTGTACTGTCTATAAACTCGCCAAAGAATTTTTCAACTTTCTCGTAGCCTTCAGCCGTAGAGCCTTCCTCCGGTTTTTTCTTCAGAGCATCAAATTCTTTTTTGAATTCTTTAGCGAAAGCGTTGATAAAGAGCGGGTCATATTCGTCTTTATGGGTGTAATGGATGCGGTATTTTGCTTTGTTTTGCTTACCGAATTCATCCATATTTTCAAGGCGGTATGCCTCAGCAGGAGCGGCTTTGCTGGCTTCAATATAGGCTTTGAATACCGCCTTTGCGGCATGACGCAAAGGAATGCCTTTGACCATCTCTTCATCTTTAAGCTGTATGCTGATAGGTTGCTCTTCAGCCAAACGCTTACGGATCTCTTCGCTCGTAAAGATGCTCATAATCATCGAACTGAGCAATGGCTGGTCAATAGTCAGACTGAGATTTTCACCATCAATCAGCATGGGAGATTGGATATTCAATTGCTCATTACGATGGTTAATCGAGATAGCAGGAATCCACTCGGCTTTTTTGGCAGGCAAGTCGATTGCGACATGCGATTTCAAACGCACGCCTTCCAAATAACGTCCGACAACCGGATATTCTTGCCATTTATCGATCATTTCAGGGAACCATTTATCATTATCGGTGTCCAGCAAGGCTTCTTTCAGCTTGGTCTGATCTTCTTCCGAAAGTTCGATTCCGTCTTCGTTCAATTCTTTGACTTGTTTGTCAAGTTCGGCTTGATCCTTCTTTGTTTCTTCCAAACGGGCTTTCTTCTCGCTTTCCGGCGCTACTCCTGCTTCGGCAGTGGAAGTATGAAACTTCACTTCGCTATCAATGTTATAGCTGTAATCATCCGTATAGACGCGATCAAGGGAAATTGCCATCATTTCATGGGCAGATTTGTTTTCAAGGCTGCTGCATGCGCTCAAACCAAATGCCGCCGCCAATACTAGACAAAACGTCTTTTTCATTTACTGTTCCTTAAAAAAACAATCCAATGGGAATGTAAATGACTTTTAACACAAATAATTTAATGTGACAACATCATTGTATTGTTCGGTTTCTAAAAACGCTGAAAGGTCGTCTGAAACGGCAATTTACCGTTTCAGACGACCTTTTAAATACCATTACAAAATGCCGTTATGGTAAGTCTGATCATCAATCATGGTCGGATATTTCGGGTGGTTGGCATAAACAGTATCGTGGATTGCTTCAACTTTGTTATGCACATGACCCAATACGTCGGAAAGCGCGATATCCTTACCGGTTGTATTCACATCTTTCAATTGGTCGCCATTATGGGTATTACTGCCGGCAAAGGTATCGATATCTGCCTCATGTTTCAACCAAGTCGCATACAGTTTGCCTTTGATGTCGGTATGCAGGGTATTGTTGGCAACATTCAGCGTGGCTTTTCCTACGCCGTCACCGGTACTGTTGACATCCACAATGGCATCGTTCAGCTTGCCGTGGAGGGACAACGTATTGTTGGTCACGTTGTACTCTTTGGCATTGGTACGCATATAGGCGAATTCACGATAACCGGCCGACTCTTCGCGAACGGTAATATTGTTATTGTTTAACGTTATCGAACCATGCAGGGGGACATCCGAGCGGTGTTCTTCAAAATAGAACGGCACGGCTCCTGGTGCAATTTTTCCGATATTGGCAGTATTGTCGCTGATATTGATGGTGCCCGTACCGATACCGTCGTGTTTGCTGACATGATCATATGTGTTGTTAATCACTGCCATCAGGTATTTGGTGGACTCACCGTCGATTTTGTTGTCGGTAATATTCAGCGTGTAATCCATTTTGTTTTCATGGTTACGGAATTCGATGCCATAAGTTTGGATGTGGTTTTGGTACACTGCCAAATTTTTAATGGTATTGCCGCTGATGTCGTAATAACCTTTATCCGCCGTATGCAAATCGCGCAATTGGGTATTGGTTTGCACTTGGATACCGGAATACATGTGGTAATACCTACCTAAATCATCATCCATATAAAGACGGAAATTCGGGTCTTGCGTAATAACGTTGTCTTTAATTTTCACGTTATCCATAGAAAATTGGCGGTTGTAGGCAGCGATACCATACAGACGGTCGCCGTTTAAGACGTTGTTTTCGATAACGATACCGGTGCCATCATGCACATCCAAACCTTTACGGTAGTTATGGTCGGTCGTATTGTTGCGGAAAGTAATGCCGTAGTTGTAGCTGCCTGCCATGGCAGTCATGCCATAACCTGTACCGCCATCAGCTTCGTGGCCGTTCCACTCCAATCTATTGCCTTCGCCGACAAAGTTCTTTTGATATCCGACCATCGCGCCGGCAACACGGTTGTGGTGCAGATAGGAGTCGACAATACGGTTGTTCTCACCCAAAGGCAGATGGTCATATTGTTCGTTGATCTCACCACTTTGAACGCGCGCTTTGTAAGTTTGGCTCTTACCTGCTTCCCGAACCAATGCATCAGTCGATGTAAACATCACACCGGCACGGTTGACTCCGGATACCTCGACTTTGCTGATTAAAGTATGGTCGGCATCGTTGACCAAAATGCCGCTGACTTTTCCGAAGTAGCTCAAGCCCTTCCGGTAAAAGTCCGGATTGGTATATTTAACAGAAAGATTCGCAATCGTTTTATGGCTTTGTCCATCCACCAAAATACCGGCAAATGCGCGAATATCATCGTGATTGGTATTGGGGTTGAACACGCCGACCTGCGCTTTATCAAAGGTGATCAGCGTTTTACCCATGCCCGAACCAAAAATACCTTTGACCCCTGAATTATTGCCATTGATGACAATTTGATCGGAAATATAGTAAGTACCGTCCATGAACAGCATGGCTTTTTCTTTGTGTGCCGCAGTCAATGCCGCTTTTATGGCTGCCAAGCTGTCTTTTTTCCCAGTCGGATCTGCGCCAAAATCATTAACGTCGATGTATCTGCCAAATTCTTTTGATTGATGAACGGTGTAGTTGGAAACCTCCTCTTCTTTTACTTCATCTTGATGATTGGCTTGATGTTCAGCCTGTCTGGCAGTATGGGCTTCATTGGATTTTGAAGTATTGTGTCGAACCGTTTCTTTATTGTCACCAGCCTGATTGTCTTCATGTTTGTGGGCAACCGTTACCGCTGGTGCTGAATACGCCGCTTTACCGTTGGTTTGATGATGGTGTGCAACATCATTTTCAGTATGTTGCGCTTTCTCGGCAGCCTGTTTTTCAGCCAGGATTGCTTTGGTTTTAGCGGCAATTTCCGCTTGTTTGGCTGCATGTGCGGCTTTTGATTTTTCTAATGCTTCAGCCTGTCTTGCAGCCGATGCTGCTTTGGCTTTTTCCAAGGCTTCGGCTTGACGTACTGCAGCGGCGGCTTTTGCCTTTTCCATAGCTTCTGCATGTCTTGCAGCGGCGGCGGCAACCGCTGTCTGTCTAGCAGCTTGGTATTTTGCCATGACCTGCTCTTTGGCTGCTTGGGCTTCTGCCTGTTTGCGTGCAACAACATCAGCACGGAGAACCTGAGACATGATGGCCATTTCTTTGCTGGTTAATTTACTGCGGTCGGCAACCGGCGCCGGTTTGGTATTTTTTGAAGTATTGACTGCGGCAGTATCGGCAGAGGGCGTATGTTGCAGACCAAAAATTTTATCCTGTCCCCTCAATTGTTTAGGGAGGGCTGCTGCCAGATTCAGACCGCCAAAAGAATGGTCGTAAATCAATTTGTTCAATGCAGAAGGAGCATGGCTGGCATGATCTTGGCTTGCGGCAACTGCATGATTAGATTGAGAAGTTTGACTTTTAGTGTGAACTCTTGTTTGTCCGAGATTGAAGAAAGAGTACGTGGTTTTAGTTGACATAATATATTTTCCCTAGTTTAAAAGCCGCAGACTTGCGTCTGAAGCAACGAAAGCAATGCTTTCCTACCCTTTTTCAGCAATTTTTATATGTCGTTTGAATGATTTGAAATCATTTCCATCGTCATTTAAATAGCTGTAACGATTATTACTCATTCTAAAACCTCAAAACCTGACGCTCTTTTTTTAATCCTTCCGCCTTTTAAACATAAAACCGCACTTAAATATCCCTATAACATTCAGACGACTTTTCATGATCTTGTAAAAGTCATTCCAAAGCTCTCTCTTTGGAACAGTCATCTTGTGATGTCACATTAATATATTAAACACTGCTTTACATTAAAAAACGAAAACCTAAGTCTATCAGAGTTCTAGAGTATCTATTTAGTTCACTGCGATGTCGATTTAAGTCCCTTTTTTCAACATTTTTCAGCAACTAAATATACCAAACAAGTAATGAAATGATTCTAGCATATTGAATTGGTATAATTACATTTTCATAACTTAGCAAATATTAAAATTTTTTAATTATTTGAAAAATAGAAAAATTTTTTTATTTTTTAGTTCAAATAGTGACTGTTTTTCACAACAACACACCAAACATCGGGATATTTTTTTACAAATGGCACGACAAAATCTGTTTACAAAATAAAAAGGTCGTCTGAAAAGAAATTTTCTTTCAGACGACCTTTGGATCTGTTCTATTAATACGAAATCAAATCAGCACACTTCAACCAACCAGCCATGTTTGTCTTCCGCCAAACCGTATTGGATGTCGGTCAAGGCTTTGCGCAAAGCGTAGCCGCGTTCTTGGCTCTTCACTTCGATTTCTTTGCCGTCGATGACAAAAGAGGTTACGGGCGAGATGACGGCGGCGGTGCCGGTCAGAATCGCTTCCGCGCCCTTTTCGACTGCGGCTTTGAGTTCGTCCACGGTGAAATTGCGTTCGCTGACGGTGTAGCCCAAGTCTTTGGCGACGGTCAGCACAGAATCGCGGGTTACGCCGTGGAGGAATTCGTCGGTCAACGGTTTGGTGATGATTTCGTTGCCTTTAATCAGGATAAAGTTGGACGCGCCGGTTTCCTGTACGTCGCCG
The DNA window shown above is from Neisseria sicca and carries:
- the dusB gene encoding tRNA dihydrouridine synthase DusB; the encoded protein is MRIGGYIIDNPIALAPMAGITDKPFRRLCRDFGAGWAVCEMLTSDPTLRNTKKTLRRSDFVDEGGIVAVQIAGSDPQQMADAARYNVSLGAQVIDINMGCPAKKVCNVQAGSALMQNEPLVAAILEAVVRAVDVPVTLKTRLGWHDDHKNLPAIARIAEDCGIAALAVHGRTRTQMYKGEATYDLIAETKGRLNIPVWVNGDITSPQKAAAVLKQTAADGIMIGRGAQGRPWLFRDLKHYAEHGVLPPVLSLAECNDTILNHIRAMHAFYGEVAGVRIARKHIGWYIDEMPDGEQTRRDINCLDSAAAQYDTLAAYLEALSEKTDRWMCAYREG
- a CDS encoding site-2 protease family protein, which codes for MFGNFDFSYVLLAIPPVMLSLVMREIARGYVAYRCGDPTALQFGRLTLNPMAHIDLIGTIIVPALSLALTPFVYGWVRPIPINARNFKNVRSARRWIAVAGPVTNLILVYFWAMLSFLGGAVPEAYVDPLTIMTQFGMTINIVLIVINLLPILPLDGGVILDSFLNAKWSMKFRQIEPYGTWIVLALLLTGALSGLIDLFSLMIGSSVSIFTALILAGIADLVK
- a CDS encoding right-handed parallel beta-helix repeat-containing protein, with protein sequence MSTKTTYSFFNLGQTRVHTKSQTSQSNHAVAASQDHASHAPSALNKLIYDHSFGGLNLAAALPKQLRGQDKIFGLQHTPSADTAAVNTSKNTKPAPVADRSKLTSKEMAIMSQVLRADVVARKQAEAQAAKEQVMAKYQAARQTAVAAAAARHAEAMEKAKAAAAVRQAEALEKAKAASAARQAEALEKSKAAHAAKQAEIAAKTKAILAEKQAAEKAQHTENDVAHHHQTNGKAAYSAPAVTVAHKHEDNQAGDNKETVRHNTSKSNEAHTARQAEHQANHQDEVKEEEVSNYTVHQSKEFGRYIDVNDFGADPTGKKDSLAAIKAALTAAHKEKAMLFMDGTYYISDQIVINGNNSGVKGIFGSGMGKTLITFDKAQVGVFNPNTNHDDIRAFAGILVDGQSHKTIANLSVKYTNPDFYRKGLSYFGKVSGILVNDADHTLISKVEVSGVNRAGVMFTSTDALVREAGKSQTYKARVQSGEINEQYDHLPLGENNRIVDSYLHHNRVAGAMVGYQKNFVGEGNRLEWNGHEADGGTGYGMTAMAGSYNYGITFRNNTTDHNYRKGLDVHDGTGIVIENNVLNGDRLYGIAAYNRQFSMDNVKIKDNVITQDPNFRLYMDDDLGRYYHMYSGIQVQTNTQLRDLHTADKGYYDISGNTIKNLAVYQNHIQTYGIEFRNHENKMDYTLNITDNKIDGESTKYLMAVINNTYDHVSKHDGIGTGTINISDNTANIGKIAPGAVPFYFEEHRSDVPLHGSITLNNNNITVREESAGYREFAYMRTNAKEYNVTNNTLSLHGKLNDAIVDVNSTGDGVGKATLNVANNTLHTDIKGKLYATWLKHEADIDTFAGSNTHNGDQLKDVNTTGKDIALSDVLGHVHNKVEAIHDTVYANHPKYPTMIDDQTYHNGIL